GGCGAATACGCCACAGCCGCGCGCCTTGCCATCGAGGCCGGCTTCGACGGCATCGAACTGCACGCGGCCAACGGCTACCTCCTCGAGCAGTTCCTGAACGCCAACGTCAACCGCCGCACCGACGGCTACGGCGGCACGGCCGAAGGGCGCAACCGGCTGGTGCTCGAGGTCGCGCGTGCGGCCGTGAAGGAGATCGGCGCCGAGCGCGTGGGCATCCGCCTGTCGCCGCACGGCGTGCTCAATGGCACCGGCGCGTTCGAAGGCGTGGACGAACAGTACCTGGCGCTGGTGAAGCAGCTCTCCGCACTCGGCCTCATGTACGTCCATGTGCTGGACCATTCGGCCATGGGCACCCCGCCCGTCCCCGCCCAGCTGAAGACCGATCTCAGGGCTGCGTTCGACGGCCCCTTCATCCTTGCCGGCGGACTCGACAAGGCCAGCGCACTGCAGGCCCTGAGCGAAGGGCGCGCGGACCTGACGGCCATGGGCAGGGCTTTCATCGCCAATCCCGACCTGGTCGACCGCATGCGCCAGGACGCGCCGCTGAACGCGCCTGCGCCGGAAACCTTCTACACGCCCGGTGCCAAGGGCTACACGGACTATCCGACGCTCGCGGGCTAGGCACCGCCGGTTGCAAGCAAACACCCCGCCGGCGCGGCCGACGGCTCAGGCGCTCCGGCTGAACAGCCGGAACGGCGAGCTCAACAGACAGCCCAGCCAGAGCGACACAAGGCCGTTGGAGGCCTTGTCGTGCCAGCCATGCTTGTCGTCCCACAGCAGCGCGTTGTCTTCGATCTGCACGCTCCACTGCGCATCGGCAAGCACTTCGCGGCGAATCCGGTCGAGGCACTCGATCCAATGGCGGGCGCCCTTGTGCATGGCGAAGGGCGTGTTGTCGGGCAGGGCCGTCGCGCCCGAGAACACCTCTGCGCCGGTCAGCCGCGATGTCTCGTAGCGCGTGAAGCTCTCCCAGTTGAGGCCCTTGCCCGTGTGCGCGTAGCGCTCGACGTCGGCGATGACGTCGAAGGATTGCACGATCGCATCGATGCGCTGCGACTCGACGGGGGTCAGTGGCGTGTCCTGCTTCGCGGTGTAGTAGATGCTGAAGCCCATGGGGCGATGCCTGCGTGCCGGGTGGGTCCGCGGCGAAGAGCGGTGGTCGGTGGATTCTGCCGCAGGCCATGGGCCCAACTTGTTGGGTGCCGGGCACGATGCAGACCAGCCAGGCCTCATACCCACCTGCGTACCCTGCCTTTGTAAGCCTCGTACTCCGCCCCAAACAGAGACGCCAAAACGCGTTCTTCCGGGATGATCTGGAACCGAGTGATGTAGAGCACGTACACGACAACCCACAGGGCAGCGAGCGGATTCGCCAGAAACACTGCCCACGCCAACAGGGTCAGCAAGAGCCCAAGATACATGGGATTGCGCGTATAGCGGTACACGCCTCGGATCACCAACGAGGAGGCCGAGCTTGCCTTGACCGGGTTCACGGTGGTCTTGGCGCGCCGAAACGCAACCATTCCGGCGATGCCGATGCCTTGGCCGACGCACACCAAAACGACGGCGCAGAGCACGCGGGCCGGATAGGGAATCTGCACAAGCCCCGCGGCGGCTGGCGTCAGCCACATAAGAAGCGCCAGGACAAGCGCTGCGATGGGGGGAGGAACCTTCAGTACAAGCACGCTCATATTACTCCATGAGGTCTAGCACCCGGCCGTGAACACAGCTGTGATTTCAGCCCAGTCCGAACGTCTTGCGCAGGCCCTTTTCGACCGGGCCAGCGGGCATGAAACGGCGCAACTTGGCCAGGAGGGACGCTTCGCCCTTGGGCGTGTGGCGCATCTTCCACGGACCAAGTGCCGCGCTGACCATCGTCGCCACAACGCCTTCAGGCGTGGGCGCCTTTTGCACGTTGTTCTGGAAGGCTTTGGTGACGATGGCAAGCTCTTTGCTGTAGTCCGGGATTCTGGCAGCAGTCTGAGGCGCGTTGAGATCAAGGTTGGTTTTGGTGAAGGAGGGTTCGACCAGCGACACGCGGATGCCGAATTGGCGTACTTCATGATCCAGTGACTCGGACAGCCCTTCAACAGCGTATTTGGAGGCCGCATACAAGGCCATGTACGGCGAACATAGAAAGCCCACCACCGAGCTGACATTGACGATACGACCGGAACGCTGCTGACGCATGTGCGGCAGCACGGCCTTGATCACGCGCAAGAGGCCGAAAAGGTTGGTTTCGAACAGCGTCTGGGCTTCGGCAATCGAGGTTTCTTCAGTCGCGCCCAGCAGGGTCACACCCGCATTGTTGACCAGCACATCGATGCGCTTGGCCTGCGCGATGATGGCCTGAATGCCTCGATCAACGGAAACATCGTCGCGGATGTCCATCTCAATGAGCGTGACGCCAGGTATGGCTTGGGCCTTTGCCGTGTTGCGCACGGTGCCGAAGACCCGGCAGCCTTGTTCGGCAAACTTTGTGGCGGCGGCGCACCCGATGCCTGACGACACGCCGGTGACGAGGACAACTTTGGAATTCGACATGGCAGTTCCGTTGTGTAGAGGCAGTGGAGTGAGGAGGATCAGTTGTGTAAGGAGGCAGGTCTGATCGGATTGCGTGCCATGACGATCCACGCTGCGCCGTCGATCATCACCGAACGCTCGCCGGGGAGGCCTGCGAAGACGGCACGAACCGCGGCCGAGGCGCGGGCGCGGATGTCGTCGGGCTGATCAGCGAGCGCGCGCGAAAGCGGGCCGACCTCGAGCGCCATCTTCACCGCGTCGTCGATCGCAGCGTCCCGCGTCCCGCCCTCGCCGAACGGGACGGAAGCATCGAAGGGCGCGATAGCGATATCGGTGAAGCCGGCTGCCGT
This genomic window from Variovorax sp. V93 contains:
- a CDS encoding alkene reductase, with product MLFDTFSLRATPLKNRAVMSPLTRSRAAENNTPNSLMATYYAQRAGAGLIITEGTSPSPNGLGYARIPGLFNDAQVQGWKLVTDAVHAKGGRIVVQLMHTGRVAHTDNLPAGAEVLSSSSETCPGQMWTDTQGNQPHTPPRAMAEADIQAAIGEYATAARLAIEAGFDGIELHAANGYLLEQFLNANVNRRTDGYGGTAEGRNRLVLEVARAAVKEIGAERVGIRLSPHGVLNGTGAFEGVDEQYLALVKQLSALGLMYVHVLDHSAMGTPPVPAQLKTDLRAAFDGPFILAGGLDKASALQALSEGRADLTAMGRAFIANPDLVDRMRQDAPLNAPAPETFYTPGAKGYTDYPTLAG
- a CDS encoding isoprenylcysteine carboxylmethyltransferase family protein — protein: MSVLVLKVPPPIAALVLALLMWLTPAAAGLVQIPYPARVLCAVVLVCVGQGIGIAGMVAFRRAKTTVNPVKASSASSLVIRGVYRYTRNPMYLGLLLTLLAWAVFLANPLAALWVVVYVLYITRFQIIPEERVLASLFGAEYEAYKGRVRRWV
- a CDS encoding oxidoreductase; the protein is MSNSKVVLVTGVSSGIGCAAATKFAEQGCRVFGTVRNTAKAQAIPGVTLIEMDIRDDVSVDRGIQAIIAQAKRIDVLVNNAGVTLLGATEETSIAEAQTLFETNLFGLLRVIKAVLPHMRQQRSGRIVNVSSVVGFLCSPYMALYAASKYAVEGLSESLDHEVRQFGIRVSLVEPSFTKTNLDLNAPQTAARIPDYSKELAIVTKAFQNNVQKAPTPEGVVATMVSAALGPWKMRHTPKGEASLLAKLRRFMPAGPVEKGLRKTFGLG